One Carassius auratus strain Wakin chromosome 3, ASM336829v1, whole genome shotgun sequence genomic region harbors:
- the ccdc43 gene encoding coiled-coil domain-containing protein 43: MAAANQIAGEFENWLNERLDSLEVDREVYGAYILGVLQEEENDEEQKDALRGILSAFLDEDSLEEVCQQILKQWTECGSRSAVKGTHDEVQAIASLIEKQAQIVVKQKEVSEEAKKRKEVLLAQYAHVTDEEDEDDEEEQAAVGIPSEKSMFRNTNVEEVLNRRKQQRDQAREDAQKKKEQDKMQREKDKLAKQERKDKEKKRTQKGERKR, encoded by the exons ATGGCGGCGGCCAACCAAATCGCCGGGGAGTTTGAAAACTGGCTGAACGAGCGGCTGGACTCCCTCGAAGTAGACCGAGAAGTTTACGGAGCATATATACTCGGAGTGCTCCAGGAAGAGGAAAATGATGAAGAGCAAAAAGATGCTCTTCGGGGCATTCTCTCCGCTTTTCTG GATGAAGACTCGCTTGAGGAGGTTTGCCAGCAGATCCTAAAACAGTGGACTGAGTGCGGCAGCAGATCTGCAGTCAAGGGAACTCATG ATGAGGTTCAGGCGATTGCCAGTTTGATAGAGAAGCAGGCCCAGATTGTGGTCAAACAGAAGGAGGTGTCCGAGGAGGCCAAGAAGAGGAAAGAGGTTCTGCTGGCACAGTATGCTCATGTCACAGATGAGGAGGA TGAAGATGATGAGGAAGAACAAGCCGCAGTAGGGATACCCAGTGAAAAAT CCATGTTCAGAAACACCAATGTTGAGGAAGTTTTGAACCGCCGCAAACAGCAGCGTGACCAGGCCAGAGAGGACGCGCAGAAGAAGAAAGAACAAGACAAGATGCAACGAGAGAAAGACAAACTAGCCAAGCAGGAGCGCAAGGACAAAGAAAAGAAACGCACACAGAAGGGAGAGCGCAAGAGATAG